The Croceicoccus marinus genome contains a region encoding:
- a CDS encoding OmpA family protein: MKNRFVAAALAATSIVSLSACVTDLNTGERKVSRTAIGTAGGAAAGYLLGGIIGGKTARIVGAGIGGAAGGVVGYKMDQQIKELKEVTAGSGVEVEQDGEYINLNLPNGVTFPVNSSEISPSFRTTLDGIAQSMVNYPDSLIDVYGFTDNTGSDTYNQQLSERRAQAVANYLTYRGVPQARIATKGFGEDPAYFVASNDTEEGRAMNRRVEIKILPISQQDVQAAQNN; the protein is encoded by the coding sequence ATGAAGAACCGTTTCGTAGCAGCCGCTCTCGCCGCCACGTCGATCGTCAGCCTGTCGGCCTGTGTGACCGACCTCAACACGGGCGAACGCAAGGTTTCGCGCACCGCCATCGGTACCGCCGGGGGCGCCGCGGCCGGCTATCTGCTGGGCGGCATCATCGGCGGCAAGACCGCCCGCATCGTCGGCGCCGGCATCGGCGGCGCGGCCGGCGGCGTCGTCGGGTACAAGATGGACCAGCAGATCAAGGAGCTGAAGGAAGTGACCGCCGGCTCGGGTGTGGAGGTCGAGCAGGATGGCGAGTACATCAATCTCAACCTGCCCAATGGCGTGACCTTCCCGGTCAACAGCTCGGAAATCTCGCCCAGCTTCCGCACAACGCTGGACGGCATCGCGCAGTCGATGGTGAACTATCCCGACAGCCTGATCGACGTCTATGGCTTCACCGACAACACCGGGTCGGACACCTATAACCAGCAATTGTCGGAACGGCGCGCGCAGGCGGTGGCCAATTACCTCACCTATCGCGGCGTGCCCCAGGCCCGCATCGCGACCAAGGGCTTCGGCGAGGATCCGGCCTATTTCGTCGCCAGCAACGATACCGAGGAAGGCCGCGCGATGAATCGCCGCGTCGAAATCAAGATCCTGCCCATCAGCCAGCAGGATGTGCAGGCCGCGCAGAACAATTGA